The proteins below are encoded in one region of Deltaproteobacteria bacterium:
- a CDS encoding MFS transporter, translating to MALPQPAIEPMHSLRRTNLGAAAMLGYGAGNFAFALLGLVVAVNLQFFYTDYVGLSAGLVSWALLFARLFDAFVDPLMGYVSDRTTTRFGRRRPYIMGSALPLGVAFYLLFAPPVVADPAQNQNALLLYLLVLYTLTYFIWTIGAIPYYSLGAEMSDDYHERTQVIAVREGWGLVGLLAATILPAYLIYLYGGRAGYGAMGAILGLGTSFFLFLSGAVARERPEFQGRPAMNPYAGIIATLRNKPFRVLLIAFAFSAIAGAVPAVLVIYIAVYIIGTPAWWAQSIPEWLPTWSYYLLIYFLSAVVSLPLWNRVAARFGKRGTWGIAIVLATFTSAACFWLSEGSIGFFSVILVLGGISFGNYQALPPSMVADLIDHDEMQTGGRREGAYFALWSFVIKAGNAVTGFAALQVLEHVGYVPGAPQSETVKLWMLWMYSWFPALFYLLSGLTLRRFRFTRDDLATAQRAVGRA from the coding sequence ATGGCGTTACCGCAACCAGCAATCGAACCGATGCACTCACTGCGCCGTACCAATCTCGGAGCGGCGGCAATGCTTGGCTATGGCGCGGGAAACTTCGCGTTCGCCTTGCTTGGGCTGGTGGTCGCGGTCAACTTGCAGTTCTTCTACACCGACTACGTTGGCTTGTCGGCGGGCTTGGTGTCGTGGGCGTTGCTGTTCGCGCGCCTGTTCGATGCGTTCGTCGATCCGTTGATGGGCTACGTCTCCGATCGCACCACCACGCGCTTCGGACGCCGGCGACCGTACATCATGGGGTCGGCGCTGCCGTTGGGCGTGGCGTTCTACCTTCTGTTCGCGCCGCCGGTGGTAGCCGATCCCGCGCAGAATCAGAACGCGCTGTTGCTGTACCTGCTGGTGCTCTACACGCTGACCTATTTCATCTGGACGATCGGCGCGATCCCCTACTACAGCCTGGGCGCGGAAATGAGCGACGACTACCACGAGCGCACGCAAGTGATCGCCGTGCGCGAAGGGTGGGGTTTGGTGGGTTTGCTCGCAGCGACGATCCTGCCAGCGTACCTGATCTATCTCTACGGCGGCCGCGCCGGCTACGGCGCGATGGGGGCGATCCTCGGCCTCGGGACCTCGTTCTTTCTGTTTCTCTCCGGCGCAGTGGCGCGTGAGCGACCGGAATTCCAAGGCCGGCCGGCGATGAATCCGTACGCCGGCATCATCGCCACGCTGCGCAACAAGCCGTTCCGCGTCCTGCTGATTGCGTTCGCCTTCAGTGCGATCGCCGGTGCGGTGCCGGCGGTGTTGGTGATCTACATCGCCGTTTACATCATCGGGACTCCGGCGTGGTGGGCGCAGTCGATCCCGGAGTGGCTGCCGACGTGGTCGTACTACTTGCTGATCTACTTTCTGAGCGCGGTGGTGTCCCTGCCGCTGTGGAACCGCGTGGCGGCGCGCTTCGGCAAACGTGGGACGTGGGGCATCGCGATCGTGCTCGCGACGTTCACCAGCGCCGCGTGCTTTTGGCTGAGCGAAGGCTCGATCGGATTTTTCTCGGTGATCTTGGTGCTCGGCGGCATCAGCTTCGGCAACTACCAAGCGCTGCCGCCGTCGATGGTGGCCGATCTGATCGATCACGACGAGATGCAAACCGGAGGGCGACGCGAAGGCGCGTACTTCGCGCTGTGGTCGTTTGTGATCAAAGCCGGCAACGCGGTCACCGGCTTCGCCGCGTTGCAAGTCCTCGAACACGTCGGCTATGTGCCCGGCGCGCCGCAGAGCGAAACCGTCAAGCTGTGGATGCTGTGG